The nucleotide sequence TACCCCTCACACACTCCTCAACCTTGGGAGTGTGTGAGGGGTAGCACCCTTCTCTCTTGGGGTGACCTTCGTCTCTAGAAGAAAAAGCAGAATGTCCCCATTAGAATGTCCGGCCTTCGCAAAGGAGATCCGATGGCGACCGTGGGGATCCTCACAGGGGGCGGCGACGCGCCGGGCTTGAACGCGGTGATTCGCGCCGTCGTGCGCCGGTCGCTGCCGCGCGGTTACCGGATGCTCGGCCTCCGGCACGGCTGGAAGGGTCTCCTCGAGAAGGACACGGTGGAGCTCGATTCGCACGCCGTCTCCGGCATCCTCCATCGCGGCGGCACGATCCTCGGCACGTCGCGGACGAACCCGTACAAGTCGCAGGACCAGGCGAAGAAGGCCGAGGAGAACTTCCGCGCGCTGAAGCTCGACGCGCTCGTCGCGATCGGCGGGGAGGACACCCTCGGCGTCGCGGCCAAGCTGTCGGCCGCGGGGTTCCCCGTCGTCGGCGTGCCGAAGACGATCGACAACGACCTGTCGGGCACCGACATGACGTTCGGGTTCGACACGGCGGTGGCGATCGCGACCGAGGCGATCGATCGCCTCCACTCGACCGCCGAGTCGCACGACCGCGTCATCGTCTGCGAGGTCATGGGTCGCCACGCCGGGTGGATCGCCCTGCACGCGGGGATGGCGGGCGGCGCCGACTACACGCTCGTCCCGGAGCGGCCGATCGATCTCGAGGCGGTGTGCGCCGCGATCCTGCGCCGCCGCGAGCGCGGACTGAACTTCTCGATCATCGTCGCCGCCGAAGGGGCGGAGATGGCCGAAGGGGCGGTGACGAAGGACGCCGAGAAGGACGCCTTCGGCCACGTGAAGCTCGGCGGGATCGGCGCGCGGCTCGCCGAGGCGATCGAGAGGAGGACCGGGTGCGAGACGAGGTCGGTCCAGCTCGGCCACGTGCAGCGCGGCGGCACGCCGACGGCGTTCGACCGCTGGCTCGGCTCGCGCTACGGCCTCCTCGCCGCCGACCTCGTCCACGAGAAGCGCTTCGGCATGATGGCGGCGTTCACGGGGGGCGAGTTCAAGGCCGTTCCGCTCGGCGTCGTCAAGGACTTGAAGACCGTGCCCGCGGAGACGATCGACCTCGCCGCCGCCCTCTTCGCCTGAAGGAGAACGGATGTCCGAGCTGCGTCACGACCCGCTGTCGAAGCGATGGGTGATCATCGCGGGGGAGCGGAGCCGCCGCCCCGAGGACCTTTCCGCGCCGGAGGCGGCGCCTCACGACCGTGGCTTCTGCCCGTTCTGCCCCGGAAATGAGGACAAGACCCCTCCCGAGATCGCCGCGCGCCGCCCGAACGGGGGCCCGGCGAACGGCTCGGGATGGACGGTCCGGATCATCCCGAACAAGTACCCCGCGCTTTCCATCGAAGGCGACCTCGCACGGCAGGGGATGGGGCTCTACGACAAGATGCGCGGGGTCGGGGCGCACGAGGTCGTCGTCGAGTCGCCCCAGCACGACCTCCACGTCGCCGACATGGACCTACCGCAGCTCGAGGACGTGCTCGCGATGTGCCAGGACCGTATCCGCGACCTGGCGCGCGATCCGAGATTCAAATACGTCCTGCTCTTCAAGAACCACGGGGTGGCGGCGGGCGCGACGGTCGCGCACCCCCACATGCAGCTCATCGCGACGCCGGTGACCCCGCGCGCGATCGCGGTCGAGCTCGAATCGGCCCGCGAGCACTTCCACCTGAAGGAGCGCTGCATCTTTTGCGACCTCATCCAGCAGGAGATCGACGCCCGCGAGCGGATCGTCTCGATGGACGAGCATTTCGTCGTCATGACGCCGTTCGCCTCGCGCTTCCCCTTCGAGCTCCTCGTCATCCCGCGCCCGCACAATCACGCCTTCACCGACGAGCCGCGCGACCGCATGGCGGCCTTGGCGAGGACCCTGAAGGAGACACTGGCGCGCCTGAAGAGCGTCCTCCGGGATCCTCCCTACAATTTCGTCCTCCACGCCGCGCCGAACACCGACACCCTCGTCAGGCGGCGCCATTTCTGGGACACGCTCGCCTTCGATTTCCACTGGCACATCGAGATCCTGCCCCGCCTGACCCGCGTCGCCGGCTTCGAGTGGGGGACCGGCTTCTATGTGAACCCGACCGCTCCGGAAGAGGCCGCCGCTTTCCTTCGCGATGCCGTGATCTGAGCGGGTGTCGCGGGTACAATCGTAGCTTCCGCAGGAGGGGGATCAGCCGTGGCCGCTACCGGCGCGCGATCGACGCGCAGGAGAGGCGATGGAGACCGGTCCGCAGCAGCTCGACGAGCATGCCCGCTTCGAGGCGTTCTTCCCCGGAAGCGCGGATGACTTCCTGCGGCTCCTCGGCGCGTGGTCGATCCCGTTCGCGCTCCTCGACGACCGCGGCGCGATCCTCTTCTGGAACCGAGGCGCCGCGCGCTTCTATGGGCGAGCCGAAGACGAGGTCCTGGGGCACCCGTTCGCGGAGATCGTCGCCGAGGTCGCGCGCGTGCCGCAGGCTCCGGTGCCGGGAGTCCGGACGCAGCGTTACGAGGCGTCGCACCGGAGGGCGTCGGGGGAAGATCTCGCCGTCATCGTGACCCGTACCGAGCTGTCGGCCCCCGACGGCACGGAGGGCGCGTTCGTCCTCGTCACCGACCTGACCGCGAACAAGCGGCTCGAGCGCGGGCTCGCGCGCCGCGTCGCGCAGCTCTCGGTCATCCGCGAGATCGGCGAGTGCCTTCAGTCGGCGATGGGCCTCGAGCAGATCCTGAGGACGATCCTCGTCGGCGCCACGGCGAGCCAGGGCCTGAGGTTCAACCGCGCGTTCCTGCTGCTCGTCGACGAGCGCCGGGGCGAGCTGCGCGGGCGGGAGGCGATCGGTCCCGCCGATGCCGGCGAGGCGCAGCGGATCTGGTCGCGCCTCGCGGCCTCCTCGCACACGCTCCGCGAGCTGGTCGATCAATTCGAGGGCGAGGTCGACGGCGCGCCGTCGCGGGTCCTGGCGATCGCGCGCCAGCTCGTCGCGAAGCTCGAC is from Candidatus Polarisedimenticolaceae bacterium and encodes:
- the galT gene encoding galactose-1-phosphate uridylyltransferase gives rise to the protein MSELRHDPLSKRWVIIAGERSRRPEDLSAPEAAPHDRGFCPFCPGNEDKTPPEIAARRPNGGPANGSGWTVRIIPNKYPALSIEGDLARQGMGLYDKMRGVGAHEVVVESPQHDLHVADMDLPQLEDVLAMCQDRIRDLARDPRFKYVLLFKNHGVAAGATVAHPHMQLIATPVTPRAIAVELESAREHFHLKERCIFCDLIQQEIDARERIVSMDEHFVVMTPFASRFPFELLVIPRPHNHAFTDEPRDRMAALARTLKETLARLKSVLRDPPYNFVLHAAPNTDTLVRRRHFWDTLAFDFHWHIEILPRLTRVAGFEWGTGFYVNPTAPEEAAAFLRDAVI
- a CDS encoding 6-phosphofructokinase, coding for MATVGILTGGGDAPGLNAVIRAVVRRSLPRGYRMLGLRHGWKGLLEKDTVELDSHAVSGILHRGGTILGTSRTNPYKSQDQAKKAEENFRALKLDALVAIGGEDTLGVAAKLSAAGFPVVGVPKTIDNDLSGTDMTFGFDTAVAIATEAIDRLHSTAESHDRVIVCEVMGRHAGWIALHAGMAGGADYTLVPERPIDLEAVCAAILRRRERGLNFSIIVAAEGAEMAEGAVTKDAEKDAFGHVKLGGIGARLAEAIERRTGCETRSVQLGHVQRGGTPTAFDRWLGSRYGLLAADLVHEKRFGMMAAFTGGEFKAVPLGVVKDLKTVPAETIDLAAALFA